The Dethiosulfovibrio salsuginis nucleotide sequence TAGCGATCTAGTTTAAAAAAAGCCCTGAACCACACGGTTCAGGGCTTTTTTTAGATCTAGTTTTCCCTGGAGACGAGACCTTGAGATCTGCCGCTCTCGGACAGCTTGAAGGACCTGACCAACCCTCTGAGTTCCATAGAGACCTCCGCCAGCTCCTCCGATCCACGGGCTACCCGCTCCGCAGCGGAAGCCACCTCTCCTATCTGACTGCGAACCGTATCGGAAGAGGACGCCGCTAAACTCACCTTCGACGAAACGCCTTGAACCGCGCTGGCTATCTCCTCGCTGGACGCCGCCTGTTCCTGAGAGACCGCCGCGAGATCCTGGGTCGCCGAGGCTATTTTGGAAAGGCCGTCCATCATCTTATCTATGATAACCTTGGTGTTTTCCGCCAGGTCGCTAGACTCCTGGGACTCTTTAGCGTTTTTCTCCGACGAGGACACCACGATATCGAGGTTCTTGGTTATCTCGGAAGCCAGGTTCGCTATCTTCGTCGCCGCCTGATTGCTCTCCTCCGCCAGGTTCCGAACCTCCTCGGCTACCACAGCAAAACCTCGGCCAGCCTCGCCCGCCCGGGCCGCCTCTATAGCGGCGTTCAGGGCCAGAAGGTTGGTCTGATCCGCTATTCTGCTTATCTGAACCACAAAGCTCTGGATCTCCCTCGCTTGATCGCCGAGACCTTTCATCTCCTTAGCGGCACGAAGGGCCTCTTTAGCCATACCTTTAACGCTGGAGGCAACCTTACCGACGGCGTCTATTCCTTCCTCCCCGGCGGAACGAGCCTCATCGACCTCGTTGGCCATATCGGTACCCTTTTGTGCCGTAGACTGTGCCCCACTGGCGACCTCGTCCACCGAGACGTTCATCTCCTTGGCGGTTATCGCCAGGCTGTCCATCTGAGAGGAAACGTCATCCGCACCGGCTCTGGTCTCCTCCACTCCGGCGTTGGTCTCCTGGGCCACCGCGGAGAGATCCTCGGCGGTATTCCCAAGCCTCTCGGCGACGGAGGAGATAGCCTGGAGGGACTCCCGTTGTTTCGATATCATATCGGCGATGGCATCGGCCATCTGTCCTAACTCGTCCCCTCTGGTAGGGCCAAAGTCCTCCCTGGCGACGGTAAGATCGCCGCCTCTAGCCCTCTGAGCCAGCCCTATAACCGTCTGAAGAGGCCTGGTGACCCCTCTAGCCGCCATCAATACGACTAGGGCGACCAAAATCGTCACAGCCAGAGCCACGAAAGCTATGTAATAGAGGAGCGACCTGACGGGCTCCATGACCTTATTAATAGGGACCCCTACGACGAAGGACCAGGGAGTATCGGTCCCTCCGATGGAGATAGGCGTAGCCATAACGTAAATATCGGTGTTCATATGGTCGGCATATACGGTATGGGAATGCTCTCTGCCAGCTTTGACCGCATCGGCAAAGTCGTCGGTCCTATCGCCGTTCATGTCCCTCTCCGAATCCCGCATCTGCTTACCGATCCTCGAGGGATCGAAATGAGCCACCACTGTGCCGTTGTTGCTGAATATGGCGGAAACTCCTGTGCCGTAGGGCTTAATGCCCTCCACCATCCTCTGAAGCTCATCGACTACGATATCCACTCCTACGACACCTAAGACCTTGCCGTCTTTCTTAATAGGGGAAACCAGGCTTATGAGCAAAGTATCCTTTCCGTTCAGAGGATACATGTAGGGTTCCACTATCGTGTCCTCTCCTGTTTTAAGGGGAACCTGATAGTAGTCTCCAATCCCTGGCTTGTCGTAATCGACGAGAGGCTCCAGCTTTATCTCACCGCTCGAGCGATTCCAGTAGGGTATAAAGCGACCGGTTTCGTCGGAGCCTTCCCTGTTAGCGTAACGAGAATCGAGGCCGTCAAGGGCTTTAGGCTCCCAGCAGGACCATATACCGATAAAGCTTGGGTTTGACTCTAAAACTTTTTGAAGCATGTTGTTAAAATAGTTTCGTCTACCTCCAAGACCTATGGTTCCAAAGCCCTCCATTATCTGGGCCATCACCTGGGCGACCCCCAGCCCGGCCTCAAGCTTAGCCTGGACGTCTTTAGCGTGAACCTCCGCCAGGGCATGGGTGTACTCGATAGCCGAATCGGACTGCATAGATCCGGTCCTGGTGTACACCACCGTAGCCATAATGGCTATCCCCAAAACAACGGCACCCAAAACCACCGAGACAAGCTTCTTTCCTATGCTCAAAGTCTTCATAACTAGGCCGCTCCCCCCTTATCAAGAGTAAAAAACACAGTCTATTATAACACCAAGAATACCTATTAATCGGACTGCTAGCCCATAAATCGGGAGGCAGGACAGCACACAATAAAAACGACGTTCCGAACTCTATAGCTCGGAACGCCGTTTTTATTTTACTGGTTTAGAGGTATGGAGATAAAGGAGGTCCTTCCGTCCCTTCTTATGAGCAGAACCGCCGAATCTCCCTCTTTTAACGCCTTCGCCAGATCGGAAGGGCCGGATAGAGACAGGCCGTTGGCCTCTAGAATGACGTCTCCCTCTTTGATGCCCGCCCTTGCGGCGGCCGATCTCTCGCCGACCGACAGGACGACCACACCGTCGTCGGAGGGCAACCCGTATTTCTCTCGCCACTGAGCGGTGACTTTAGCTACCTTAACCCCAAGCCTGTCGACCTGACCGGAATCGGAAGCCCCAAAGGCCACAGTATCGTCGACCTCCGCTAAAAGCACCTCTACTGTCTCCTTCTTCGACCTGCGGACTATCTCAAGGGGGACCTTCTCCCCCGCCATATGGTGTCTGACCTTCATGACAAAATCCTGATGGTCTTTGACCTTCTTGCCGGCGATGGATTTTATGACGTCACCTCTACGGAGCCCCGCTTTCGCCGCCGGTGAATCAGGTATAACGTCGCTAACCAGGGCACCTTCGGTGCCCTCAAGTCCGTAGGCCTGGGCGAAATCTTTGGTGACAGGCTGGACGTACACCCCAAGCCAGCCCCTTCTCACCTTGCCGTAGGTCACTATATCGTCCATGACCTGTTTAGCCATGTCGATAGGTATAGCAAAACCGATCCCCTGGGCGTAGGGTATTATGGCGGTATTTATGCCGATAACCTTGCCGTCCAACCCAAGAAGAGGACCTCCGCTGTTGCCCGGGTTGATGGCCGCATCGGTCTGTAGGAAACCGTCAAAGTTGAAGTTTCTGGCGTTTATGCTCCTGTTTTTAGCGGAGACCACCCCTACTGTCACCGAGTGCTCCAGGCCAAGAGGGTTACCTATGGCGATAGCCCACTCCCCCACTCTGACACCCTCAGAATCGCCAAGCTCGAGTACCGGCAGATCTTTGGCCTCTATCTTAAGGACCGCCAGATCGAAAGTGGGATCCTTTCCTACCACCGAAGCCTCAAAGGTCCTGCCGTCGGAAAGGGTAACGGTTATCTTGTCCGCGTCCGATATGACGTGGTTGTTGGTGAGGATCTTCCCGTCGTCGCTGACGATAAACCCCGATCCCCGACCTCTCATAGGGACCATTTGAGAAAATTCCTTGAACCTATCGCCGAAGAACTCCCTGAAGAACGGATCGTTGCCGAAAGGAGACAGGTTCCTTCTGACCATCGCCTCGGTATCTATGTTGACCACCGCCGGAGCGGCCTTCTCGAAGAGATCGGCCACCGGGTTACCTGAATAGATATCCTGAGCCCATAGAGAAGAGCTTAGGGACAGAACGACGACCAATGCCCCAGCTAAAGCTGTTTTTTTAAGGTTAAAACTCATTATAGCCACCTCCCTGTGTTTTGTCTCACTTTACACCAAAGGGAAGTAATCTACATCGTAAATTTTACCGACCTAAATCAGAGCAATTTGACCTAAGGACGGCGATAGACCTGAAAAGCCAAACCATACCGACTATGGCCACCGCTATTCCGAGAACCTGCCCTAGCTTAAAGGGACCTATCCTGTCGCCTTCCCTTAAGACATCTACAAAAGCCCTCTCAAGGCCGTAGAGAATCATGAGCACCGGCCAAAGAACCGCTACAGGCGATTTTCGATCCGCTGTGCCGATCTTCGACTCAAGGTACCAGAGCAAAAGGGCGATCGCCGAGGCCCCACCGGAATAATAAAGCTGGGTAGGGTGAACCGGTGCGGTCATACCGGGAAACCGTACCCCCAGTAAACAGGAGGTCTCTCCACCGTAGCAACAGCCGTTCAGAAAACAGCCCCACCGACCTATGGCGATACAGGCCATAGTGGGAATGGAAGCGGCGTCAGCGACTTTCCAGACGGGAATCCCTTTTTTACGACAGAGCCATATCCCCGCAAGACCACAGCTCAAGGCAGCGGGCAAAGAGGACATCCCGCCCTCTAAAAGGTTTAGAAGCCTAGAGGGGTCGGCGGCGTAAACCGACCAGTTATCGAAATAACCGCCTATTCTGGCACCTAACAACATCGCCAGAAAACTCCATACCAGAATAGAGTGGAGCTTGTCGGGGTCGACTAAATAGCGAGCCTCCGCCCTGGACCTGGTCCAGAAAAGGGCCACCCATAAACCAGCGGTCCACAGCAGATAATAGCTGTGAACCGGGACGGATCCCAAATAAAAAAGGACCGGCTTCATCGACTATGGCCGCTTGGAGCGGTGTCTTTTACGGCCTTGATTGGTCAACCTCACCGCTACCTTTCTGTCGGGATCGACGCCGATAGAGTGGGTCTCTACGTCTTTTCTGTCCTTCAGAGCCATATGGATTATGCGTCTCTCCCAGCTCGTCATAGGATCGAGGTACACCGTCCTTCCGGTGTTGAGGACATCCCTAGCGGCGGAATTTGCCAGCCTCTGGAGGGAGATCTCCCTTCTATCCCTGTAACCATCGCTATCGAGACGGATCTTTCCGCTGGATGCCTGACGAGACATAAGGTTAGCAAGGTACTCCAGGGCCTTTATCGTATCCCCGTGCTTGCCTATGGCGATAGCGGCATCAGGACCGGAGATATTGAGTCCGAGACCGTCTCCCTTTTCTACCACGAGATCCAGATCCATCCTGGAAAGGAGCTCTCTGATCAGGTCCTCCTCGCAGGAGGGGCTCTCGCACTCGCAGGAGGGCTCGTTCAACGGCTCCTCCACCGGGGTCTCCACCGGTGCCTCTTCTACCGATGGCTCCTCTTCCGGCGAGTAGGCCATTTTAACCTCGACCCTGAGCCTTCTTCCGAAAAGACCGAAAAAGGCCTTTTCCTCGTCGAGAACCTTTACCACCAAGCTATCGGGAGATACCCCCCAAGATCTGGCTACCTGATATCGGGCCTCGTTTTCCGTCTTAACCTCAAGGACAACCTTCTGATTCTCCAAAACGAATCACTCCCTTCCGGTTTTAAAGCTCACCTTTCTTAAGGGGATTTTCCTTGTAAAGGGTTGGCTTTTCCTCGGTAGACACCTTACGGACGACCCACCACTGCTGGGCTACGCCGATAAAGGACGACATTCCCCAGTAGAGCATAACACCGCCAGGAAGACTAAGGCAGATAAATCCCATAAAAAGAGGCATGAAATAGTTCATCATAGCCATCTGAGGATTGCCGCTGGAGGTCATCTTCTGCTGATACCAGGTGACGAAGATTATCAAACCGAGGAGCAGAAGGTTGGGCCCGTAAACCCCTACGGAAGCCAATCCTCCGGGGTTTGCCGCTATGCCCTTAAGGACAGCGGTAAAACCTACCTGGACCCCCTCCTCTGTGACCATGCCAAGAGCGGAGGCCATAGTGGAGAGGACGGACCCTTCCAGGGTAACCCCTAAGAAAGAGGCTCCTCCGAAATCGGAGTTCATAAGGACCCTGAAAAGGAGGATCAGAATAGGCAGCTGAACGAGAAGAGGCAGACAGCCAGCGGCGGGGTTTACCTTGTTCTCCTTGTAGAGAGCCATGGTCTCCCTGCTAAGAGCCTCTTTATCGTCTTTGTACTTCTCCTGGAGCATCTTCAGTCTGGGCTGAAGCTTCTGCATCTTCTGCATACTCACGAGCTGCTTGTGGTTCAAGGGGTGAAGGGCGAGCCTCACCAGAAGGGTCAGACCTATAATCGCTAACCCCCAGGAACCTACAAAACCGTGAATGGCCGACATCAAACCGTACATAGCGTTACTCGCTGCTTCCCACAAAACGCTCACTCTCCCTCTATTTTAAGCGACCTCTGAAGCTATCGTCAGAGGGCACCGGATCGTATCCACCGGGGTTCCAAGGTCCACATTTAGCGATGCGACGGATAGTCATCCAACCGCCACGAAGGACCCCAAACCTATCCAGAGCCTCTATGGCGTACTGAGAACAGGTCGGATAAAAACGACAGTTTTTTCCTAAAAAAGGGGATACCAGAACCTGATATCCCCGAATAATCAAAATCACGATAGACCTCATCGGTTTTACCACGAAGGGCCAGGCCAACTATCGGTCAAAAAACCGGATCTCTTCATCAAAGACCCTAGATCGTAGTAAATATCCCTGCCGTTTGCGGTCAAACCTCTTGTACTGAGGCTAAACACCAACCATACCCCAGGACGAACCCAGGGAGCCAGCCTGCGGGCCGCCTCCCGAAGCACCCGTCTTCCGCGACTGCGGACACAGGCGTTACCCTGTCTTTTGCCCACCACCACGCCGAAACGGGTAACCCCGTCAGGCGCCTCGATAAACAACAACCGCACCAGCGAACCTCTGTGCCGACCGCCGGTGCGGAACACAGCGTCAAATTCCCATCCCTTCCTGAGACGCAAGGAAGGTGGATACGGAAAAGCCAACGCTACGGAACTATACTGCCAGTCTCTTACGACCTTTAGCCCTGCGGTTTGCCAGGATACGACGTCCGCTTGGGGAGCTGGAGCGGGCGAGGAAACCCATCTTTCTCTTCCTAGGTCTGTTGTGAGGCTGAAATGTCTGTTTCATTGCTACACCTGCTTTCTCTAATGTAAATAAAGGTATTTGCCGACAATTAAACCTATCGTTATACGGAGATAGGCGATCCCTCTCGCAGGATCTTCAACCGGGACAATATATCATACTCCACCAATGTGAGCAACAGCCCTATCTATCACTCTAACCCTCTTAATGGGCACGGATGGCAAACTTTCCAGGATCCTCCAGTTGGCTCTGGAGAGGACCCTGCCGTCGAGTATAGCCACCTTTCCTCTGTCCGAACCGGAGCGGATAAGCCTACCTATCGCCTGACGAAGGCTCATCTTCGCGCTAGGCAGGACGGATCTCATAAAACTGGCCTGTCCCTCCAGGTCTCGTCGAGCTATCTGAACTGGATCCTCTGGGTGGGGGAAGGGAACTCTGTCCACTATAACCTGGGTCAGCGAATCTCCGGGAACGTCCACCCCTTCCCTAAAGGACACCGTTCCAACCAGCACGGAGGTCCGGTCCTCTCGGAAGAGCCTCAATAGCTCGGACCTAGGTAATTCCCCCTGGACGAGTACAGAGTATCCGTCGTCGTTTTTCTTGAGATAGCTACCGACCCGCCGCAACAGCCTGGTCGAGCTGAGCAACACCAGAGAGCTACCTCGGTTATCCTTACATAGCTTTCGGACAACCCGACACACCCTATCGTCGTATCTTTCGTCCGTGACCGCCGTATCCAGATCGACCACCGAGATATCCATCTGACCTTTGAGATCGAATGGGGAATCGAGCAAAAGGGTCCTGTCGGGAACCAACCCCGTCTCCCTGATCCAGTAATCCAGCTTTCCGTCCACCGCCATAGTGGCGGAAAGGGCCACTATAACCGGCGAATCGCCGGAGACCCCGAAAGAGGAGGGTAGCATATCGCCGCACCAGCTAGGAGAGCTAAAAAGCCCTCCCTCCTCCCTCCAATAGGTCCAATGGGGATAGTCGGACACGTCCAGACACCACCGGAGGGACTCTATCATCTCCACCAGCACCTGAGACCAGGCCAGATACTCACCGTTATCCCTGGCGACATCCTCCCCTGCTGGCCCCATGTCGGATATATAGTCGTCGATCTTTCTACCTATAGAGGTTATAGGGCCTAAGCTATCCATGAGGGCCCTTCCGTCCCTGGTAAGCTGCTCGGGGGGATCGTTAAAGATTCCTCCTCTACCCCCTAAACTGTCCAGCCTGTCGAAAAAGGCCTTGGCCAGCTCCCCGGACTCTTTAACCAGCCCGGCCTGAGACTCTGGATCGTAGCCCAGGGCGTTACAGACGGCCTGATCCAGCCTAGGGAGGGGAACCCTTTTCAGATGTCTGAGCCAATCGTCTTTTCTGACCGATTGAGTCGATACCGACGAAAGGGCCTCCGCCATCCTATGGGCCTCATCGCAGAAAATCGCCTTAACAGGCACCGGGAAAGCCCCCCCTCTGCTGAGGGTATAGGCGAAAAAGAGGTGATAGTTAGCCACTACAACCTGCCACCTTGCGGCGTTTCTGAGAGACTTTTGGACGAAACATCGCTCTCTAAAAGGGCATCTGCCGCCGAGACAGCCCCTAAAGCTCGCCGATATACGCTCCACCACCGGATGACCTGGAGGCAGAGGTATCTCCGACAGGTCTCCTTCGTCGGTGGTGGAGAGCCAGGCCATTATGGTCTCCGACGCCTCTCCTCCGTCGTTGAAGGAGAGAAAGCCGTCGTCTCCTAAGTCAAAGGCCTTTCTCATACATCCGTAGTTTCCTCTTCCCTTCAGAAGTCCGAAAGAAACCGGGACCCCCATAACCTGGGAAAGGGCGGGAAGATCTTTCGATATCAGCTGTTCCTGAAGGGGAATACTGGAGGTAAGGACCAATACCGCTCCCCCCTCCTTTTGAACCCACTCTATAGCAGGAGCCAAAAAGGCAAAACTCTTCCCTACCCCTGTAGGGGCCTCGGCGGCCAGAAGATAGCCTCCTCCCGCTTTAAGACCCTCGGCAATAGCCTTAGAGAGGGTCTCCTGCTGGGCTCTATACTCGAAGCCCTCGAGTTTTGAACAAAAAAGGCCATCAGGCCCAAAGAAATCGGTCATGCAATCACCGTCGTTTTCTGATACAATCTTGTATTGCGCCCGAAGCATAGCCTATGGCTCTCGACACGACGAGCGTGTTAGAATATAATACGATTTTTTTCGAGGAGGTGAAACAAGGATGCCCAACAAACAGTCCGCAAAGAGACGAGTACGTACTTCGGAGAAGAACCGTCTTTACAACCGCTACTGGAAGAGTCGCTGCAAAACCGCAGCCAAGAGGGTTATCGAGTCCATAGCGGCGGGAGATACCGACCTGGCAGCTAAAAGGCTTGATATGGCTCAGTCCGTACTGGACAAGGCAGTCGTCAAAGGCGTGGTTCACAAAAACACCGCCGCTCGCCGCAAGTCCAGCCTGGCCGCAAAGGTCAAGGGACTGGCCACAGCCAAGGCCTAATGAAACGACCTCCTATGGAGGACCACCACCGAGAGGATGCGGAGACGCACCTCTCGTTTTTTTATGCCTAAAGCCTGGGGAGCAACAGCCTCTCAAGGCCTATCCATCCTTCCCCTGCGCCGGTCCTCTCCGCCATAGAGAGGCCCACGACCTCAGCCATAAGGGCCACAAGCTCTGAGAGATCGTAGAGCCCTGCCCCTTCCCAGGCCTGACGGGCCTGATACTGGGTCATGCCTAAAGCCCTCTCGAAGCCTCCGTCTTTTCCGTACTTTTTGAGATAAAAGGCAAAACGGATTCGCTTGTGAAGTGCCGCCAAGACGGGGATAAGCTCACCGGCATCCTCAAGCTCTCTCAAGCCCTGAATGCACAGCCCCGCCCTTCTTGAGCAAAAACCGTCCAGCAAAGTCAGCATTCCCCGTCCCTGCTGGTTTAAAACCATCTCCTTAACAAGCCCAAGGTCCACAGTAGCACCGTCGGCAACCTCGCCTAAAGTAGCCAGTACGGAGAGGAGCTCCTCTCCGTCGTCGAGCCACTCCACCATCGTAGAGGCCCCTTCGTGGGACAGGTCTATGCCCGAAGAACGGGCCTTGCCTATCAGCCATGAGACCCTTTTTGAGGGCCAAAAAGGCACCACCTCCGCCTCCATCAAGGAGGATTTTGCGACGACCTCTTTGCCCAAAAACTTCTTGTGGTTTCCCCGGTAGACTAAGATCAGCCTTACATCGCTATCGGGACCCTCGAGAACATCTATAGAAGCCGAAGGGAAACTCCCTAAAGAGGTCGGATCCTCCAGTATTCGTGCTACTTTCGAGGAAAACAGCCCTGTTGCCATCGAATCGGACATAAGCTCCGACCAGCTGTCCCAGGATTGGCCCTCTCTGACCTCATACCCCTGAGATCGACACTCGGAGACCGCCTCGGAAAGGAGACGCCGCTGAGAGGACTCAGCGGCGCTCACGATCACCAGATGGGGCACCGACTACTTCACCACCAGATTGACCAAACGGCCGGGGACCACTATGACCTTTACGACCTTCATCCCTTCCATTCGCTTCTGAACTCCAGGATGCTCTAAGGCTATTTTCTCCAGATCCTCTTTGGATATATCCGAGGGAACCTGGAGCTTTTCCCTGACCTTGCCGTTGACCTGAATCGCTATGGTAACCTCGTCGTCCACGGTCATATCGGGGTCGTACTCAGGCCACGCCTCAAGAGAAGCGCAGCTGGTCTTGCCAAGCCTCTCCCACAGCTCTTCGGCCATATGGGGAGCGTAGGGGCAGAGACAGAGGACGAAAGGCTCTATCAGCGATCTATACACCTGATCGTGCTTATAGCTCTCGTTTACGAAGACCATCATCTGGGCTATGGCGGTATTGAAGTTCAGAGAATCGGTGTCCTCGGACACCTTCTTTACGGTCTTATGGAGACACCGGGCCAGCTCCACAGGGGGAACGTCGTCAACCATAGGCCTGTCCATCAGACGCCACAGCCTCTCCAGAAAGCGGTGAACTCCTATAAGCCCCTGGGTGGACCAGGGCTTGGACATCTGGAGGGGGCCCATGAACATCTCGTACATCCTCATGGAATCGGCGCCGTAGTTCTTTATTATGTCGTCGGGGTTTATGACGTTTTTAAGGGACTTGGACATCTTGGCCACGACCCTCTCAAGGGGCTCCCCTGTGGCTGTCTCGACGAAAGAATCGGGACCGACCTCTGTGACCTGATCCATGGCCACCAGGGACTTGTCCTTCCTCTGATAGGCGTAGGAGGTTATCATTCCCTGGTTGACCAGCCTCCGGAAAGGCTCGTCGGTGTTGACAACTCCGATATCGAAAAGCACCTTATGCCAGAACCGGGCGTAGAGCAGATGAAGCACAGCGTGCTCCGCCCCTCCTACGTAGAGATCCACAGGCATCCAGTAGTCCACCTTATCCTGGCCGACGAACTCTCTGTCGTTTTTGGGATCCAGATACCTGAGGTAATACCAGCAGGACCCGGCCCACTGGGGCATGGTGTTTGTCTCCCTCTTGCCCTTACCGCCGCAACAGGGACAGGTGGTGTTTACCCACGACTCTATAGCCGCCAGTGGAGATTCTCCCGTCCCGGTTGGGACGTAGCTCTCCACCTCGGGCAACAGAAGAGGAAGCTGATCCTCCGGCACCGGCACTATGCCGCACTTCTCGCAGTGGACCAAGGGGATAGGCTCTCCCCAATACCTCTGCCTTGAGAAAACCCAATCACGGAGCTTGTAGTTTATGGCCCTGTTGCCCTTTCCCCTCTCCTCCAGCCACTGAATCGTGGCCTCTATGGCCTCCTCCTTGCCCATACCGTCCAGAAAACCCGAGTTCACGTGAGGACCGTCGCCGGTAAAGGCCTCCTTCGAGACATCGCCGCCCTGAAGAACCTCGATTATGGGAAGGTCGAACTTGGTGGCGAACTCCCAGTCCCTCTGGTCGTGGGCGGGAACTGCCATAATGGCCCCGGTCCCGTAGGATATTAGGATATAGTCGGAGATCCACACAGGAACTCTCTCGCCGTTCATGGGGTTTATGGCGTAGGCTCCGGTGAAGGCCCCGGTCTTGTCCTTGTTCAGCTCGGTCCTCTCCAGGTCAGATTTCAGCGACGCCTGTCTTATGTAATTGACCACCTCTTCCCGGTGCTCGTCGGTAGTTATGACGTCCACCAGGGGATGCTCAGGGGCAAGAACCATGTAAGTAGCACCGAAAAGGGTGTCGGGCCTGGTGGTGTAGACCCGAAGCTCTCCCTGTCCTCCCTCTAAGGAGAAGGCCACCTCAGCCCCGGTGCTCTTGCCTATCCAGTTTCTCTGCATGGCCTTTATGGCCTCGGGCCACTCCACCTTGTCGATATCCTGCAAAAGCCTCTCGGCGTAGGCGGTTATCCTGAGGATCCACTGGCGAAGGTTCTTCCTCTCCACCTGAGCCCCGCACCTCTCGCAACGGCCCTCTTTGACCTCTTCGTTGGCGAGTCCGGTCAGACAGGAGGGACACCAGTTGATAGGGGTCTCGGACTCGTAGGCCAGGCCCTTCTCGAAAAGCTTCAGAAATATCCACTGGGTCCAACGATAGTAGTCAGGTGTATGGGTCGATACCTCCCTGTCCCAGTCGTAGGAGAAACCCAGGGACTTTATCTGCTCCCTGAAGTTATCGATGTTGCTTTTGGTGGTTATCTCCGGATGGGTCCCGGTCTTTATGGCGTAGTTCTCCGCCGGAAGTCCGAATGAATCGAACCCCATAGGATGGAGGACGGCGTAGCCCTTCATCCTGAGGAATCTACAGTATATGTCCGTAGCGGTGTAGCCCTCTGGGTGGCCGACGTGAAGCCCTGCCCCGGAGGGATAGGGGAACATGTCGAGAACGTACCGCCTTCTGTCCTTCGGTATGGAGGGATCCTCCACCGC carries:
- a CDS encoding ATP-dependent DNA helicase — translated: MTDFFGPDGLFCSKLEGFEYRAQQETLSKAIAEGLKAGGGYLLAAEAPTGVGKSFAFLAPAIEWVQKEGGAVLVLTSSIPLQEQLISKDLPALSQVMGVPVSFGLLKGRGNYGCMRKAFDLGDDGFLSFNDGGEASETIMAWLSTTDEGDLSEIPLPPGHPVVERISASFRGCLGGRCPFRERCFVQKSLRNAARWQVVVANYHLFFAYTLSRGGAFPVPVKAIFCDEAHRMAEALSSVSTQSVRKDDWLRHLKRVPLPRLDQAVCNALGYDPESQAGLVKESGELAKAFFDRLDSLGGRGGIFNDPPEQLTRDGRALMDSLGPITSIGRKIDDYISDMGPAGEDVARDNGEYLAWSQVLVEMIESLRWCLDVSDYPHWTYWREEGGLFSSPSWCGDMLPSSFGVSGDSPVIVALSATMAVDGKLDYWIRETGLVPDRTLLLDSPFDLKGQMDISVVDLDTAVTDERYDDRVCRVVRKLCKDNRGSSLVLLSSTRLLRRVGSYLKKNDDGYSVLVQGELPRSELLRLFREDRTSVLVGTVSFREGVDVPGDSLTQVIVDRVPFPHPEDPVQIARRDLEGQASFMRSVLPSAKMSLRQAIGRLIRSGSDRGKVAILDGRVLSRANWRILESLPSVPIKRVRVIDRAVAHIGGV
- the rpsT gene encoding 30S ribosomal protein S20, with translation MPNKQSAKRRVRTSEKNRLYNRYWKSRCKTAAKRVIESIAAGDTDLAAKRLDMAQSVLDKAVVKGVVHKNTAARRKSSLAAKVKGLATAKA
- a CDS encoding DNA polymerase III subunit delta, which translates into the protein MSAAESSQRRLLSEAVSECRSQGYEVREGQSWDSWSELMSDSMATGLFSSKVARILEDPTSLGSFPSASIDVLEGPDSDVRLILVYRGNHKKFLGKEVVAKSSLMEAEVVPFWPSKRVSWLIGKARSSGIDLSHEGASTMVEWLDDGEELLSVLATLGEVADGATVDLGLVKEMVLNQQGRGMLTLLDGFCSRRAGLCIQGLRELEDAGELIPVLAALHKRIRFAFYLKKYGKDGGFERALGMTQYQARQAWEGAGLYDLSELVALMAEVVGLSMAERTGAGEGWIGLERLLLPRL
- the leuS gene encoding leucine--tRNA ligase, which translates into the protein MDYDFRSIEGKWQKYWDDNRTFKAVEDPSIPKDRRRYVLDMFPYPSGAGLHVGHPEGYTATDIYCRFLRMKGYAVLHPMGFDSFGLPAENYAIKTGTHPEITTKSNIDNFREQIKSLGFSYDWDREVSTHTPDYYRWTQWIFLKLFEKGLAYESETPINWCPSCLTGLANEEVKEGRCERCGAQVERKNLRQWILRITAYAERLLQDIDKVEWPEAIKAMQRNWIGKSTGAEVAFSLEGGQGELRVYTTRPDTLFGATYMVLAPEHPLVDVITTDEHREEVVNYIRQASLKSDLERTELNKDKTGAFTGAYAINPMNGERVPVWISDYILISYGTGAIMAVPAHDQRDWEFATKFDLPIIEVLQGGDVSKEAFTGDGPHVNSGFLDGMGKEEAIEATIQWLEERGKGNRAINYKLRDWVFSRQRYWGEPIPLVHCEKCGIVPVPEDQLPLLLPEVESYVPTGTGESPLAAIESWVNTTCPCCGGKGKRETNTMPQWAGSCWYYLRYLDPKNDREFVGQDKVDYWMPVDLYVGGAEHAVLHLLYARFWHKVLFDIGVVNTDEPFRRLVNQGMITSYAYQRKDKSLVAMDQVTEVGPDSFVETATGEPLERVVAKMSKSLKNVINPDDIIKNYGADSMRMYEMFMGPLQMSKPWSTQGLIGVHRFLERLWRLMDRPMVDDVPPVELARCLHKTVKKVSEDTDSLNFNTAIAQMMVFVNESYKHDQVYRSLIEPFVLCLCPYAPHMAEELWERLGKTSCASLEAWPEYDPDMTVDDEVTIAIQVNGKVREKLQVPSDISKEDLEKIALEHPGVQKRMEGMKVVKVIVVPGRLVNLVVK